In the Wyeomyia smithii strain HCP4-BCI-WySm-NY-G18 chromosome 2, ASM2978416v1, whole genome shotgun sequence genome, one interval contains:
- the LOC129724373 gene encoding zinc finger protein Xfin-like produces MNEVEVKQEKDVDVYEYQQQQQGGTIASDENGGSDQEIVVGIDADHINFLTSMASDDDSLDCPPEVEGSDRMGFADICEEEDEDVIATAESILSRTAERTNQQVYHCEYCNKTFTWLKSLTVHLRTHTNVKPYKCEMCDRSFVRSDYLKYHIMKSHETNEQVFTCVACSGVFATNRGLLRHIRTEHGGAVGRREAYSDNESVGEMDESGKFACTYCDDSFVSRDLLIAHMKHHLGEKPFRCDLCPKSFIRQDFLQCHRSNHIKTMDFKQNGFQSESSKRPRISLKKLADLVPSNSVSRAESSDDEEAEDGAARSSDSDHQNKQEESKEQGSHLETIMSQVSRADNDQLQCPQCDKTFSEQATLMEHLRTHTAYTPFQCPLCSLAFIRSEYLKKHLKKHIEDNGEDPGAPGAIDTSMLSFGGASAFTSTSNAPGSSLSLLKPVSARPQSTGISLLKPPEERKPPEQQEYCIRTDDGKFMCTVCERVFSHQQTVRIHFRIHTNEKPYKCPHCPESFIRSDYLERHMKVHWKDGPGVMPPLTVMGKTTAIAVGASDSSDSTSPQKMTIGRAGLLPENYHFVEAGDGQYACKICDQVFTHCDSLRKHALTHTEEKPFFCDICDRSFNRVDYLKEHFKSKRHRQALAETNGDVIEEDDDSTTDTSIAGRIAKTKSPISPMTNALAERIEFQRTDDGRYKCSECDKTFVTAVTLKMHLRLHTGEKPYKCSMCSMAFIRSDYLKTHEKIHRQEAFMLGHGLMTTRTGEDAEDVDGRSSTEESDDETRIQPAHSTAGYNGTLPGKRDAEPQINNHHVGARAVEIIEDVDDDEEEEDDDESEDEQVIEVMVKEEDSDDDDEDEDEEDDDDDQDGEDGQNDQSVEAGEEHEENENNNSYENEDSASRTSGAGVVGSEPVEHKSKHRCHVCRKEFAWPKSLKIHLRTHTGERPYECEVCGKSFTRSDSLKAHRNTHGEVRVLQCHLCDASFLDEGGLIRHQKLEHGIEPLDV; encoded by the exons ATGAACGAGGTTGAGGTAAAACAGGAAAAAGATGTGGACGTGTACGAgtatcagcagcagcaacaaggCGGAACGATTGCAAGTGATGAAAATGGTGGATCTGACCAGGAAATCGTGGTCGGAATTGATGCGGACCACATTAATTTTCTTACAAGTATGGCGTCCGATGATGATTCACTGGATTGTCCACCGGAAGTGGAAGGCAGTGACAGAATGGGTTTTGCGGATATATGCGAAGAGGAAGATGAAGATGTGATAGCAACAGCGGAATCAATTCTATCAAGAACGGCGGAACGGACAAACCAGCAAGTGTACCATTGTGAGTATTGTAATAAAACCTTCACCTGGTTGAAATCCCTCACGGTGCATCTTCGCACTCACACCAACGTAAAGCcgtacaaatgcgaaatgtGCGATAGGTCTTTCGTACGATCCGATTATCTCAAATACCACATAATGAAATCCCATGAAACAAACGAACAGGTTTTCACCTGTGTGGCATGTTCCGGAGTATTTGCAACAAATCGTGGCTTACTGCGGCATATTCGAACTGAGCATGGTGGAGCTGTTGGCCGCAGAGAAGCCTACTCGGATAATGAATCTGTTGGTGAGATGGATGAAAGTGGAAAATTTGCCTGTACTTATTGCGACGATTCGTTTGTTTCTCGGGATCTGCTGATTGCTCACATGAAACACCATTTAGGCGAAAAACCATTCCGGTGCGATCTATGCCCAAAGTCTTTCATTCGACAGGATTTCCTGCAATGTCACCGTTCCAATCACATAAAAACTATGGATTTCAAGCAGAACGGGTTTCAGTCGGAATCATCGAAGCGGCCGCGAATAAGTCTTAAAAAATTGGCAGATCTTGTTCCGTCCAATTCGGTTTCAAGGGCCGAGTCGAGCGATGACGAAGAAGCGGAAGACGGAGCCGCCAGGTCTTCGGACAGTGATCACCAGAACAAGcaagaggaaagcaaagagcAGGGTAGTCACCTGGAGACAATTATGTCTCAGGTTTCCAGGGCAGATAACGATCAGCTGCAGTGTCCGCAGTGCGATAAGACTTTTTCGGAACAGGCGACGCTGATGGAGCATTTGCGTACTCATACTG CTTACACTCCGTTCCAATGTCCGCTGTGTAGCTTAGCGTTTATCCGCTCAGAATACCTGAAGAAACACTTGAAAAAACACATAGAGGACAACGGTGAAGATCCTGGCGCTCCGGGAGCAATCGATACCTCGATGCTATCGTTCGGAGGAGCGTCCGCCTTCACAAGTACTTCCAACGCCCCAGGTTCGTCGCTGTCGCTGTTAAAGCCTGTAAGTGCCAGGCCGCAATCGACTGGGATTTCTCTGCTGAAACCACCGGAGGAAAGAAAACCACCGGAACAGCAGGAGTATTGTATTCGCACGGACGACGGTAAATTTATGTGTACCGTGTGCGAGCGCGTTTTCTCCCACCAGCAAACCGTtcgtattcactttagaatacACACTAACGAGAAACCTTACAAATGCCCCCACTGCCCGGAATCCTTCATCCGGTCGGACTACCTTGAGAGACACATGAAGGTGCATTGGAAAGACGGTCCAGGAGTTATGCCGCCATTAACAGTGATGGGGAAAACTACGGCGATTGCGGTTGGTGCTTCGGACAGCAGCGACTCGACAAGTCCTCAAAAGATGACAATCGGTCGCGCAGGACTGCTAccagaaaattatcattttgtCGAGGCTGGTGATGGGCAGTATGCGTGCAAGATTTGCGACCAGGTATTCACCCATTGTGATTCATTACGAAAGCATGCGCTTACCCACACGGAGGAAAAACCATTTTTCTGCGATATCTGTGATCGATCGTTCAATCGAGTTGACTATCTAAAAGAGCATTTTAAATCTAAACGCCATCGGCAAGCGCTGGCTGAAACAAATGGCGACGTAATCGAAGAAGACGATGATTCAACTACAGACACAAGCATCGCTGGACGAATTGCGAAGACCAAGTCTCCAATAAGCCCTATGACGAATGCTCTCGCGGAACGGATAGAGTTCCAGCGAACTGACGACGGACGATACAAATGTTCTGAGTGCGATAAAACCTTCGTAACGGCGGTCACTCTTAAAATGCATCTTCGATTACACACAGGAGAAAAACCCTACAAATGCAGTATGTGCAGCATGGCTTTCATCCGGTCGGACTATCTAAAAACTCATGAGAAGATTCATCGGCAGGAAGCCTTCATGCTGGGTCATGGACTGATGACAACAAGGACGGGTGAAGATGCGGAAGATGTTGATGGTCGGAGCTCTACTGAGGAATCGGATGACGAAACAAGAATACAACCGGCTCATTCTACTGCTGGTTATAATGGAACACTTCCTGGCAAGCGTGATGCAGAACCGCAAATCAATAACCACCATGTAGGCGCTAGAGCTGTGGAAATAATTGAAGACGTCGATGACGATGAAGAGGAAGAGGACGACGACGAGAGTGAAGATGAACAG GTCATTGAAGTGATGGTAAAGGAGGAAGACTCCGATGATGACGATGAAGACGAGGAtgaggaagatgatgatgatgaccaGGATGG GGAGGATGGTCAGAATGATCAAAGCGTGGAAGCAGGGGAAGAACATGAGGAAAACGAGAACAACAATAGCTATGAGAATGAGGATAGTGCTTCACGGACAAGCGGCGCTGGTGTTGTTGGATCAGAACCGGTTGAACACAAATCGAAGCATAGGTGCCACGTGTGCCGGAAGGAGTTTGCATGgccaaaatcgttgaaaattcaTCTTCGAACGCATACTGGAGAGCGACCGTACGAATGCGAGGTGTGTGGAAAAAGTTTTACCCGATCCGATAGCTTGAAAGCGCATCGAAATACCCACGGGGAAGTTAGAGtattgcagtgccatttatgtGACGCGAGCTTTTTAGATGAAGGTGGCCTGATACGTCATCAAAAGCTGGAACATGGTATAGAACCGCTGGATGTCTAG